AACATCTTCCGCTTCACCCAGGCCGGTTCCGAGGTGTCGACCCTGCTGGGCCGCATGCCGTCCGCCGTGGGTTACCAGCCGAACCTGGCCGATGAGATGGGTCTCCTCCAGGAGCGCATCACCTCGACCAAGGGCCACTCGATCACGTCCATGCAGGCGATCTACGTCCCTGCTGACGACTACACCGACCCGGCTCCGGCGACCACCTTCGCCCACCTGGACGCGACCACCGAGCTCTCCCGTGAGATCGCTTCCCGTGGTCTGTACCCGGCCGTGGACCCGCTGACCTCCACTTCCCGCATCCTGGATCCCCAGTACATCGGCAAGGACCACTACGACACCGCTGTGCGCGTGAAGCAGATCCTGCAGAAGAACAAGGAACTCCAGGACATCATCGCCATCCTCGGTGTCGATGAGCTTTCCGAAGAGGACAAGATCGTCGTGGCCCGTGCCCGTCGTATCCAGCAGTTCCTGTCCCAGAACACCTACACCGCCAAGCAGTTCACCGGCGTCGAGGGTTCGACCGTGTCCATCAAGGACACCATCGAGGGCTTCAAGGCGATCTGCAACGGCGACGTCGACCACATCGCCGAGCAGGCGTTCTTCAACGTCGGTGGCATGGACGATGTCGAGCGTCAGTGGGCCAAGATCCAGTCTGAGACCCGCTGATCATGGCTGAGCTCGACGTTGAGGTCGTCGCGGCGGACCACTTCGTGTGGTCCGGCGCGGCCAAGGTGGTCAACGCCCGCACCAGCGATGGCGCGATCGGCATCCTCCCCGGGCACGCGCCGGTTCTGGCGATCCTCGCGGAAGGTGAGCTGTCCATCGAGCCGGTCACGGGCAGCCGCATCCACGTCACCGTGGATGGGGGATTCTTCTCCGTTGACAATGACCGAGTGGTGATCGTGGCTGACAATGCTCAGCTCAACGATTCCGCCGCGGCGTAGGGCTGAATAGTCCGCGCTAGATGGGTGATTCGGTCATTGTCACTCTGGGCATCGCAGCGATCCTCGCGATCATCATCGGTGCTCTGTGCCTGGTAGGGGTGCGCCGCGTCAATCTGCGGCGCGCCCTGGGCACCATCGACGCCTCCATCTGCCTGGCCAACGGCCGCTGGCAGATGGGGGTTTGTCGTTTCCAGGGGTCGGAACTCGAGTGGTTCAAGATGTTCTCCCTGAGTCCCACGCCTCGGTACAGCTTCGAGCGCAACCAGCTTGATCTGGTGCGACGGCGCGAGCCGGGCGAGGTGGAGTCCTCCAGGATCCAGCCGGGCTCGGTGATCGTGGAGCTGAGCTACGAGGGCCAGGAAGTGCTGCTCGCGATGCGTTTCGACGAGTACACCGGGCTCTCCTCCTGGCTGGAGGCCGGGCCGAGACCGGGACTCAACCGGCTCGACTGAGCACGCGCCCGGGAACAGCTCTCGAGGATGACGAAAGGCCGGGCCGTGTGCCGCTGTGGGATTCTCCACGGCGGCACACGGCCCGGCCTTCGGCGTCTCTGACGGGCGCGCGGCTCAGACGAGCCATTCCCCCTGGCGCATGACGCGCTGGAGCTGGAGGTCGGCTTCGAGCACCACGACGTCGGCGCGCAGCCCGCGGCGCAGGCTTCCCACCTCGTCATCGAGTCCCAGGACGTCGGCGGGTACGGCGGTCGCCGAGCGGACGGCATCGGCGAGAGGGACGCCCGCGGCGACCGTGCGCTGAACCACCTGGAGGAGCGTGGCGGTGCCGCCCGCGATCGAGCCGGTGGTGTCGAGGGTGGCGACCCCGTCCGCCACGGTGACGGGGGAGGGGCCGAGCATGTAATGCCCGTCGCTCAGACCGGCTGCGGCCATGGAGTCCGTCACCAGCAGGACGTTCGCGGAACCCACCAGATCGAAGACCGTCAGTGTGGTCTGAGGGTCCAGGTGCGTGTTGTCGGCGATGAGCTCGACGGCGGCGCGGCCGGCCTGGGCGGCCCGGAGGCACGCCGTCACGGGGCCGGGATCGCGGTGGTGGATGGGCCGCATGCCGTTGAACAGGTGGGTGACGGTGGGACGGCTCGTGGAGCCGTCGAACCCGGCGGCCGCGAGGCCGTCCCGGGCCGCGGCCAGGGAGGCGGCGGCGGTCGCGTCGTCGGAGTCGGTGTGCCCGAGGGACGGGACCACACCGTGGGTGGTCAGCAGGTCCACGAGTTCCGCGGCGCCCGGCAGCTCCGGGGCGTACGTCATGGTGCGGAGCTTGCCGCTGGCGGCGAGGATGAGCTCCTCGGCGAACTCCAGATCGGGGCTGAGCAGGAAGGCCGGGTTCTGGGCGCCGCAGCGTGCCTCGGAGAGGAAGGGCCCCTCGAGGTGGATGCCCTCCAGGAGACCCTCCTCGGTCAGACCCACGTAGAGTCCGATGCCGTGCAGGAGATCCTCGCGGGACGCGGTCACCATGCTCGCGAGCAGCGACGTGGTGCCGGAGCGGTGCAGGAAGGCGATGGCCGTGCGCGCCGAGTCCTCCTGGCCGGACGGGAAATCACCGCCGTCGCCGCCGTGGCAGTGGATGTCGACCAGGCCGGGGATCAGGATCGCCCCCTCCGGCAGGGGAGTGGGCTCGAGGCCCTCGAAGGCGGGGTCGGAGAAGCCGGCCGCGGGCCCGGCGTGGACGATCCGTCCGTCCGCGATGGCCACCAGCCCGTCAGCGAGGGAATCGCCGTCGGAGACGATGCGGCCGCGCAGGATGACGCGCTGTCCATCAGGGGAAGAGGTGCTGTCCAGAGGCATGCCATGAGTCTACGGGCAGCACCGTGGAGGGCTGAAGCGTGACCGGGGCGCGGCGTCACCCGCTCGCGATCCGGCAAGCACGCGGGAGCCGCCCGGGAGCGGGCGCTCAGGGCGGGTGAATCAGACCAGGAGCCTCAGAACGGACAGCTCAGAACGGACAGCTCAGAACAGGCGGCTCTCCGCGTCGTCCACGCCGCGCATCGCGTCGTAGTCGAGCGTCACGCAGTCGATGCCGCGGTCCTGCGCCAGCACCCGGGCCTGCGGCTTGATCTGCTGAGCGGCGAAGATGCCCCGTACGGGGGCCAGCACCGGGTCCCGGTTGAGCAGTTCCAGGTACCGGGTGAGCTGCTCGACGCCGTCGATGTCGCCGCGGCGCTTGAGCTCGATCGCCACGGTGGCGCCGGCGGCATCGCGGGCCAGGATGTCGACGGGCCCGATCGCCGTGAAGTACTCGCGGCGGATGAGGCTGTAGCCGGCGCCGAGCAGTTCGATCTGCTCGGCGAGAAGACGCTGGAGATCCGCCTCGACGCCGTCCTTGATCAACCCGGGATCGACGCCGAGGTCATGGGCGGTGTCGTGGAAGATCTCGTGGATGTTGACGATCAGCCGGTCATCGGTCTTGGCGGACTGCACGACCCACTGCTCAGAGACCCCGGTCTCCAGCTCAGTGTCCTCGGGGGCCTGGACCCGCAGGGTGGCGGGCGGGCTCATCCAGTTGAGGGGCTTGTAGGAGCCGCCGTCGGAGTGGACGAGGACGGAGCCGTCCGCTTTGACCACCAGGAGGCGCTTAGCCAACGGCAGATGGGCCTTGAGGCGGCCGACGTAGTCCACGGAGCACTGAGCAATCACCAAACGCACGCACAGAACAATACCGGCTCGCGCCGCGAACGGACGTGCGGGGCGCGGCCCCGTGCGTCCCGGCCGCCACGGGTGAACCTCCCGGGTGCCCGACGAACGTCGTCTGAACAGCGCGCGAGCGCTCCATGAACTCTTCGCCGGAAGGCCGCAGAGCCTCTGGGCAGCCAGGTTACCCGTTGGTAATTTCAGTCTCGGCCCCACCGCCGGGGCCGTCCACCGGACCTCACGATCCGGGGACGCGTCACCGATCAGGAGTCTCCAGACATGCAGCATCATGCCCGCGGGATGCGTTCCCGTCTCGTCCCAGCACTCATCTCGACGCTCGGCGCAGCCGCCCTCGTCTGCGCCGCCCTCCTGTCGGCTCCGCCTGCCGCGAGTGCCGACGGCGCCGGCGCCGGTGACCCCTGGGTGGTCTCCGTCGGGGACTCGTACATCTCGGGCGAGGCGGGACGCTGGGCCGGGAACACGAACGGCAGCGCCGGGGCCATTGACGCGCTGGGGGCCACCGCTTACAACGACAACGCCTCGAACACGGCCGAGACCATCGCCCGGTGCCACCGGAGCCACGCCGCGGAAGTGAGCATCGGGGGAGGGGTGAACAGCCTGAACCTCGCCTGTTCCGGAGCCCGTACCTCGACCTTCACCAATTCGAGCGGCTACTTCAAGCCCGGCCTGGACTTCTACAGCTCCGGCGGGCAGCAGGGCCAGGCACTCATGCTCCAGAACTTCGCGGCGAGCCACCACGTGACGATGGTGGCGCTCTCCATCGGAGGCAATGACTTCGAGTTCGGCACGATCATGCAGGAATGCGTCACGGACTTCCTGACGTCTTTCAGCTGGAGCCCGAAGTACTGCAAGAACGGCAGCACCGTCGCGACCGCCATGAGCTCCGGCACGGTCACCGCCAACACCGCCAAGATCGCGACGGCGATGCAGAACATCCGCACGGCGATGCGGAACGCGGGGTACAGCGACGGTTCGTGGACGCTGCTCGTCCAGAACTACCCCTCGCCGCTGCCGGCGAGCGGCGCGATGCGCTACAGCCAGAGCGGGTACACCCGGCAGAACACCGGCGGGTGCGGACTATGGGACGCCGACGTCGACTACGCGGCGAACACCCTCCTGCCCACCATCAATGGCGCGGTCGCCCAGGCCGCCGCCCAGAGCGGGCTGAGCAACGTCAAGACCCTCGACGTCACGTCCCTCTTCTCCGGACGACGGCTCTGCGAGAACACCGTGGGGCTGCTGGAGGAGAAGGGCGTGACCTCCTGGGCTCAGGCCGGCGCCGCCGACGCCACCGAGTGGGTCAACCAGATCCGCACCGTCAGCACAGCGAACTCGGACTACTTCGTCCAGGAGTCCCTGCACCCCAACTACTGGGGCCAGCTGGCGCTGCGCTCCTGCCTGCGCCAGGCCTACAACCAGGGCGCGCCGAAGGGTGGCAGCTGCGCGCGTTCCGGCACCGGGCTGCTCGGTGGGGAACCCGTCGTCGCGCTGCGCTGACCGGCCCGGCTCCGGTCCGGTTCCGGGCACGACCCGAGGCGACACAGCGGCGACCCGGGGGCGGCGGCTTTGGCACAATGGAGTCATGCCCCGCAGCAACCGCCCCCGCCGTCGTCCGGGGGGTTCCTCCACCGGGAGCGGGAAGCGTGGTGCGGCGCCTGCTCCGCTCGAAGGACTGGAGCGCGCGCGGATCGGCATCGACCGGCGCGAGGTCGCCCCGGACGGCGTCTGGATGGTCCGCACGATGACGGCGCTGAGGGCCGGCAAGGAGTACACCTGCCCCGGCTGTCACCGCCAGATCCCGCCCGGGCTGGCCCACCTGGTGGTCTGGGAGGAGGACCATCTCTTCGGCGAGCAGGCGGGGATCAACGAGCGCCGTCACTGGCACACGCGGTGCTGGACCGGGCGCAGTTACCGCTATCGCTGAGCCGGCGTCGTGCTCCGGCACCCCGGCACAACGGCGGACGCTCCTGACTTAGGCTTGAAGGCATGACAGCAGTGCCCTCCGCTTATGACCCCGCCGATCCGGCGACGCTCACCTTCACCGAATCCGCCGGACCCCAGCCCCTCCGGGCGAACACGGTCCTTCCTGCGGTGAGGGAGAACATCGAATTGCGGACCGAGGACGGGCTGACCCTGTACGGCGAACTCGCCCTCCCGGCGGACGGACAGATCCGCGCCACCCTCATCACGCTTCATCCGCTGCCCACCCACGGCGGATTCATGGACTCCCACGTCTACCGCAAGGCGTCCTACCGTCTGCCGGCCCTCGCCGGGATCGCGGTGCTGCGCTTCAACACGCGCGGCACCTCTTCCCCGCGCGGCACGAGCGACGGGGAGTTCGACGGCGGCGTGGCGGAACGTCTCGACCTCGAGGCCGCGGTGCGGTTCGCCGTCGAGCGCGGGCTTCCGAGGCTCTGGCTGGTCGGGTGGTCCTTCGGCACCGAACTCGCGCTCCGCTACGGCAGCGTCAGCCCGGCCGCCGAGGAGATCGAGGGGGCGATCCTGCTGTCGCCGCCTTTGCACCGCGCGGACGATGACGACCTCCGCCGCTGGGGCGCGACCCCTTTGCCGTTGAAGGTCCTCGTCCCCGAGCACGACGATTACCTGCAGCCCGCGGAGGCCGCGCAGCGCTTCTCGCTCGTGCCGCAGGCGCAGGTGATCGGCGTCGACGGCGCCAAGCACCTCTGGGTGGGGGAGAAGCACGTGCAGCGGGTCCTCAACGAGATCGTGGCCACCGTGACGCCGGAGGTCCCGACACCGTTGCCGACCGAGTGGGCCGGACCGGTAGCGCAGGGACAGTAGCGAGGACTCCTCACCGACGGGAAGGGCCCCACCGCATCGGCGGTGGGGCCCTTCTTCATCAGTGCTGGTTGTGAGTGCTGGTTGTCAGTGCTGGTCGTTCCTCTCGGAGACTACTTCCGGTCCTGTTGAGGGACCAGCACTTCCTTGATCAGGAGCATGATCGCGGCGGCGGTCGGGATGGCGATCAGGGCGCCGAGCACCCCGAGGAGGCTGCCACCGGCGATCACGGAGATCACCGCCACCGAGCCGGGGACGGACACGGCGCGCTGCATGATGCGCGGGGAGACGAAGTACGCCTCGAACTGGAGGTACGCGAAGTAGCAGATGGCGTAGATGACGGCGGTCTGCCAGCCCATGGTGAACGACACCAGCGTCACCAGGATCCCGGCGATCAGACCACCCACCAGCGGGATGAAGGCGAGCAGCGCGACCACGAAGGCGAGCAGGACCGAGAACGGCACGTTCAGGATGGACATCACGATGAACGCGAAGGTGGCGTTCAGGAGGGCCACGCAGACCTGGCCGATCACGTAGTTGCCCACCGAGCGCGTGATCTCCTCGGACAGTTCCATGACCCGCGGACGGCGCGAGCGCGGGGCCAGGCGGTAGGCGAACGACTTCATGGACGGCAGAGCGGCCAGGAAGTACAGCGTCAGAACGAGGACGATCAACGCGCCGAACAGGCCGTTCGCCACCGAGGTGCCGAAGCCGACGATTCCCCCGAACACCCCGCCCACGGCGCTGGAGTCCTTGATGAACTTCTGGATCTCCTCCGTCACACGGTCCTTCAGCCCGAACTGCTCGTTCAGGTTGTTGTAGAAGTCCGAGCGGAGGAAGTCATTGATCCAGACCGGACCCTGCGTGATGATCTGGTTGACCTGATCGACCACGGTGGGGATCAGGGTCGCGAAGAAGCCGCCCACCACGGCGAGCAGCCCGAGCAGCACGATCACGATGCCGGCGGGGCGCGGGATCCGGCGGTTCTCCAGGGTGCGGACCACCGGGTCGAGCCCGAGCGCGATGAACAGCGCCGCGATGATCCAGAGGATCAGCTGAGTGGTGTGGCTTCCGACATAGAACAGCAGCAGCGCCAGCCCGACGCCGACGGTGAGCATGAAGCCGAGCAGCACGGGGCGCTGGACCGCGAAGCCCTGCGCGGTCGGCTCCGTGAGGCCGCCCTCGTCGTCGCTCGCCTCGGGGAGAGCGAAGTGAGCGCGGGGAAGTGCGCCCGGCACCGGCTTCTTGAGCTGGCCGAAGGCCCGCTTGACCCGGCCGAGAAGACCCGTGTCCACGACGGCGGCTTCCGGCGCCTTCGCCGCGGCCGCCTCGACGCCCTCGCGGGAAGCGGGGGCGGCCGGCGTGGGTGCGGGGACGGACGCGACGGACTCCGTCTCGGGAGACGGCTGCTCCGTGCCCTCGGTGGGCGGGGTGTTCTCCGGCTGGTGTTCACTCATGGGGTCTTCCTTGGGTGGTCAGGCGAAATGGTGGGCTGGGGCCGGATTCACACTATCAGCGCAGCCCTTTCCTCCCTGCTTCCCAGTCTCAGCGGATACCATGAAAGAGACCATGACCCCGATGTTAGGTGCATTTGTGCGTTTGAAGTCAGCGATCGCCGTCTTTGTCCTGGGACTGGTAGTCCTGTTCCTGGGCATCGGCCAGAAGACCTTCTGGGCTCCGCCCGAGAGGGTGAGCGTTGCGCTCCCGTCCTCGGTGCAGCAGGCCCCGCTCACGGTGGTCGACCCTGCGTTCGCGAAGTTCGGCGACGGCAAGGTCGACCTGGACATCAAGGGCGACGGCGCCTTCACGGTCGCCGTCGGACGCCCCGACGATGTCGCGGCCTGGGTGGACAAGACCGCTCACAACACCGTCAAGGGCGCGGACGCGGAGGGCAAGGCTCTCGATGTCCAGCACGTCGACGGCGAGGCGAAGGCTCCGAACCCTGCCGGCGCCGACATCTGGGCCAGCACCCAGTCCGGCAACGGCGACCTCAAGTTCGCCTGGTCAGCGCCGGACCAGGGCGACTGGTCCCTGGTGATCGCGAGCGACGGCACCAAGCCCGCTCCGTCCCAGCTCGAATTCAGCTACGCCAATGACACCAGCACGCCGTGGAGCGTGCCGCTCATGGTGCTGGGCGGCCTGCTCATGCTGGGCGCGCTCCTCTTCGCCTTCCTCTTCGGCAAGGGCGGGTCCACGCCGGCCAAGGCCACCGCAGCGGGACCCGCGTCAGGTGGGGGCACGAAGACTCCGTCGAGCAAGGACGCCGTGGCGGACGCCCCGGCTTCCGACGCCGGGACCCCCGTCTCGGATGACAAGGCCTCGGACGTCGCCGAGCCGAAGGCCGGCGAGGCCGAGGACGCCGAGGCTCAGGACGCCGAGCCCAAGGACAAGCCGTCGGCCTTCCGCAGGATCCCCGCGATCGCCGGCGCGCTGAGCCTCGCCGTCGTCGGCGCACTGGGCGGCGTGGCGCCCGCTCACGCCGACAGCGCTTCGCCGAGCCCCGCAGCCTCCGCCGCCGGCTCCGGTGACCTGCCCGTCGTGACCGACGACCAGCTCAAGCGCATCCTCTCCAGCACGGCTGATGCCGTGAGCAGCGCCGACGCCGCCAAGAACGCCAAGGACCTCGGCGACCGCGCCACCGGTGAGGCCCTGACGATCCGCACGCAGAACTACAAGATCCGCGCCTCGGCCACGAGCCACCCGGCGGTCGCACCCGTCGCGGCTCAGAAGCTGCTGACCCAGGTCGTCCCGACGGATCGCGCCTGGCCGCGCACCGTGACCGCCGTGACCCAGGGCGCCAAGAACCCCACGCCCCTGATCCTCACGCTGACCCAGAAGTCGGCCCGCGAGAACTACAAGCTCGTGAGCGCGTCGTACCTGCTGCCCGGCAACACCTTCCCCGCGATGAGCGCGGACGGCGTCAAGACTCGTGACGCGAAGAGCGCCAACGGTCTGACTGCGAGCCCCTCGGACGCGATCGCGGCTCTCGTGGCCCGTCTGAAGGATCCGAAGGGATCGGCGAAGACCAAGTTCGGTGACAACACCTACTTCCAGCAGACCGAAGAGCTGAAGAACAATGTCATCGACCCGAAGAACAACGGCGCGGACGTCAAGCCGGCCTTCGACTTCAAGCTCGTGGGCCAGCCGGACGCCGTGTACACGTCGGACGACGGCGGCGCCGTGGTGGTGGCGGACCTCGAGTTCACCGTCACGCTGACCTCGCCCAACGAGGGCGACACCGTCGACCTCGCGGATGAGGCCGTGTCCACCCTGGCGGGCACCAAGAAGACGAACAAGAAGGTGACGGAGCACTTCATCGACTCGGTGACGCTCCGGATCCCGCCGTCCGGGTCGAAGGAGAGCTTCACGCTGCTGTCCGCCGACCGTTACCTGACGGGCGTCAAGCTGGGCTGAGCCCGTCCACGCATCGTTCCCCGGCCGGTGAGGTGATCCCTCACCGGCCGAACACCGAGGAGGACAGTTGCCCCAGGCAGCACAGAACCCATTCGATTCCCTCGCCAGTCTGCGCGGCGCGGTCGATCTCTCCGCCGTGAAGGCGCGAGCCCAGGCCCCGGCCCCGGCTCCGCGGCCTGCCGCGCCTTCCGCCGACGGGACGGACGCGCCCGCCGGCGTCGCCGGGTCCTACCGCGCGAACGTCACGGAGGCGAACTTCCAGGACGTCGTGGAACTCTCCGTCCAGGTTCCTGTCATCCTGGCACTCTGGGCACGGTACTCGCCGGAGTCGCAGCGCACGCTGGGTCTCGTCGAGGATCTCGTCAACCGCCAGGACGGCGCGATGGTCCTGGGCGCCGTGGACGTCGAGGCGTTCCCCGAGATCATGCAGGCCATGCAGATCTCCGGTGTTCCCGCCGCGGTCGCCGTGGTGAAAGGCCAGCCGGTGCCGCTGTTCCAGGGACCGGTGGAGGAGGCCCATCTCGAGGCGCTCTTCACCGAGCTGCTGCAGCTGGCCCAGGCCAACGGCGTGCACGGGCGGATCGGCCCGGTCTCCGGGGACGGAGCCGGTGCGGAGCCTGCCGAGGCGCCCCTGCCTCCGCTGCACCAGGAGGCTCTGGACGCGATCGAATCCGGCGACTACGCCGCCGCCGAGCGTGCGTATCAGCAGGCGCTCGACGAGCAGCCCGCCGACCACGAGGCCAAGGCGGGACTGGCACAGGTGCGCCTCCTGCTCCGCCTCGAAGGCTTGAGCGCCACGGACGCCGAGGCGTTGCGCCAGCAGGCCGCAGCCGACCCCGACGACGTCGAGGCGCAGTTGCGCCTGGCGGATCTGGACGTCTCGGGCGGCCACGTCGAGGACGCCTTCTCGCGGATCGTCACCTTCATCGGCCGGCACTTCGGACCGGAACGTGAAGCCGCGCGCGTCCGCCTGCTGGACCTCTTCGAGGTCGTGGGGGTCAAGGACCCGCGGGTGGCGGCGGCGCGACAGGCCCTGGCCAGGGTGCTGTTCTGAGCTGACGATGGGCTGACGCCGCGGGGAGGGCATTCCGGAAGGGTGCCCTCCCCGCGGCGCGTCCGGCGGGGTCGCCGGCATCCGGTGCGCGGCACCCGCTGGGCGTAGGCAAAGATCGTCCTGAAGTAGCATCCCGGAGTGTCATCACACTTGTTAGCGTGAAACGCATGACTCACTCGCATCCGGAATCCCAGTCATTCTCCCCGGTGGAAGTCCCCAGGACCCCGTCGCACCTCCCGGCCATCGCCCTGAGGGGCCTGGCCAAGCGCTTCGGTGAGAAGATCGCCGTCGACGGCATCAATCTGGATGTCCCCGTGGGATCCTTCTTCGGTCTGGTCGGGCCGAACGGCGCCGGCAAGACCACCACGCTGTCCATGGCGACCGGTCTCCTGCGCCCCGACTTCGGGACCGCCGAGATCCTCGGCGTGGACATGTGGCAGGACCCGACCGCGGCGAAGAAGCTGCTGGGGACCCTTCCCGACGGCGTCCGTCTGTTCGACCGTCTGAGCGGCGAACAGCTCATCACGTACTCCGGTCTCCTGCGGGGGATGGACCGGGAGACCGTGGCCGTCCGTGCCCAGGAACTGCTGGCCGCCCTCGACCTCACGGCGGACGCGGGCAATCTCGTGGTGGACTACTCCGCCGGCATGACCAAGAAGATCGCCCTGGCGTCGGCGCTGATCCACGCTCCGCGGGTCCTGGTGCTCGACGAGCCGTTCGAAGCCGTGGACCCGGTCTCCTCCGCGAACATCACGGACATCCTGAAGGGCTTCGTCGCCTCGGGCGGCACGGTGGTGATCTCCAGCCACGTGATGGACCTGGTCCAGCGGCTGTGTGACCACGTGGCCGTCGTGGCAGGCGGACGGCTCCTGGCTGCGGGCACCGTGGACGAGGTGCGTGCGGGGCAGAGCCTCGAAGAGCGCTTCGTCAGCCTGGTGGGCGGCCGTCACGAGGGGGAGGGGCTGGCATGGTTGCGACACTCCTGAGGCTCAAGCTCCAGATCCTGGCCAACGGATTCCGCCGCAGTCCGTGGCAGATCGTGGGTCTGGTCCTCGGCGGGCTGTACGGCCTGGGCGTCCTGACGTTCATGGTCATCGGACTCGTCCTGCTCCGTCTGGCGGACGTTGATCTCGCCAGGACCATCCTGGTGCTCGCCGGATTCGCCGCCGTGCTGGGCTGGACCGTGGTCCCGATCCTCGCCTCTGGCATGGACATGACGCTGGACCCGCAGCGGTTCGCCGCCTTCGGCATCCCGCAGCGTGAGCTCATGACCGGCATGGCGCTGGCGGGTCTGGTGGGGATTCCCGGGCTGCTGACGGCCATCCTGAGCCTGACCACCGTGGTGAGCTGGTGGAGGTCGCCGCTGCAGGTGAT
This portion of the Arthrobacter woluwensis genome encodes:
- a CDS encoding tetratricopeptide repeat protein; the encoded protein is MPQAAQNPFDSLASLRGAVDLSAVKARAQAPAPAPRPAAPSADGTDAPAGVAGSYRANVTEANFQDVVELSVQVPVILALWARYSPESQRTLGLVEDLVNRQDGAMVLGAVDVEAFPEIMQAMQISGVPAAVAVVKGQPVPLFQGPVEEAHLEALFTELLQLAQANGVHGRIGPVSGDGAGAEPAEAPLPPLHQEALDAIESGDYAAAERAYQQALDEQPADHEAKAGLAQVRLLLRLEGLSATDAEALRQQAAADPDDVEAQLRLADLDVSGGHVEDAFSRIVTFIGRHFGPEREAARVRLLDLFEVVGVKDPRVAAARQALARVLF
- a CDS encoding N-acetylglucosamine-6-phosphate deacetylase, whose amino-acid sequence is MPLDSTSSPDGQRVILRGRIVSDGDSLADGLVAIADGRIVHAGPAAGFSDPAFEGLEPTPLPEGAILIPGLVDIHCHGGDGGDFPSGQEDSARTAIAFLHRSGTTSLLASMVTASREDLLHGIGLYVGLTEEGLLEGIHLEGPFLSEARCGAQNPAFLLSPDLEFAEELILAASGKLRTMTYAPELPGAAELVDLLTTHGVVPSLGHTDSDDATAAASLAAARDGLAAAGFDGSTSRPTVTHLFNGMRPIHHRDPGPVTACLRAAQAGRAAVELIADNTHLDPQTTLTVFDLVGSANVLLVTDSMAAAGLSDGHYMLGPSPVTVADGVATLDTTGSIAGGTATLLQVVQRTVAAGVPLADAVRSATAVPADVLGLDDEVGSLRRGLRADVVVLEADLQLQRVMRQGEWLV
- a CDS encoding ATP/GTP-binding protein, which encodes MPRSNRPRRRPGGSSTGSGKRGAAPAPLEGLERARIGIDRREVAPDGVWMVRTMTALRAGKEYTCPGCHRQIPPGLAHLVVWEEDHLFGEQAGINERRHWHTRCWTGRSYRYR
- a CDS encoding ABC transporter ATP-binding protein, with translation MTHSHPESQSFSPVEVPRTPSHLPAIALRGLAKRFGEKIAVDGINLDVPVGSFFGLVGPNGAGKTTTLSMATGLLRPDFGTAEILGVDMWQDPTAAKKLLGTLPDGVRLFDRLSGEQLITYSGLLRGMDRETVAVRAQELLAALDLTADAGNLVVDYSAGMTKKIALASALIHAPRVLVLDEPFEAVDPVSSANITDILKGFVASGGTVVISSHVMDLVQRLCDHVAVVAGGRLLAAGTVDEVRAGQSLEERFVSLVGGRHEGEGLAWLRHS
- a CDS encoding DUF2550 domain-containing protein, encoding MGDSVIVTLGIAAILAIIIGALCLVGVRRVNLRRALGTIDASICLANGRWQMGVCRFQGSELEWFKMFSLSPTPRYSFERNQLDLVRRREPGEVESSRIQPGSVIVELSYEGQEVLLAMRFDEYTGLSSWLEAGPRPGLNRLD
- the nucS gene encoding endonuclease NucS — translated: MRLVIAQCSVDYVGRLKAHLPLAKRLLVVKADGSVLVHSDGGSYKPLNWMSPPATLRVQAPEDTELETGVSEQWVVQSAKTDDRLIVNIHEIFHDTAHDLGVDPGLIKDGVEADLQRLLAEQIELLGAGYSLIRREYFTAIGPVDILARDAAGATVAIELKRRGDIDGVEQLTRYLELLNRDPVLAPVRGIFAAQQIKPQARVLAQDRGIDCVTLDYDAMRGVDDAESRLF
- a CDS encoding AI-2E family transporter, encoding MSEHQPENTPPTEGTEQPSPETESVASVPAPTPAAPASREGVEAAAAKAPEAAVVDTGLLGRVKRAFGQLKKPVPGALPRAHFALPEASDDEGGLTEPTAQGFAVQRPVLLGFMLTVGVGLALLLFYVGSHTTQLILWIIAALFIALGLDPVVRTLENRRIPRPAGIVIVLLGLLAVVGGFFATLIPTVVDQVNQIITQGPVWINDFLRSDFYNNLNEQFGLKDRVTEEIQKFIKDSSAVGGVFGGIVGFGTSVANGLFGALIVLVLTLYFLAALPSMKSFAYRLAPRSRRPRVMELSEEITRSVGNYVIGQVCVALLNATFAFIVMSILNVPFSVLLAFVVALLAFIPLVGGLIAGILVTLVSFTMGWQTAVIYAICYFAYLQFEAYFVSPRIMQRAVSVPGSVAVISVIAGGSLLGVLGALIAIPTAAAIMLLIKEVLVPQQDRK
- a CDS encoding alpha/beta hydrolase; translation: MTAVPSAYDPADPATLTFTESAGPQPLRANTVLPAVRENIELRTEDGLTLYGELALPADGQIRATLITLHPLPTHGGFMDSHVYRKASYRLPALAGIAVLRFNTRGTSSPRGTSDGEFDGGVAERLDLEAAVRFAVERGLPRLWLVGWSFGTELALRYGSVSPAAEEIEGAILLSPPLHRADDDDLRRWGATPLPLKVLVPEHDDYLQPAEAAQRFSLVPQAQVIGVDGAKHLWVGEKHVQRVLNEIVATVTPEVPTPLPTEWAGPVAQGQ
- a CDS encoding F0F1 ATP synthase subunit epsilon, which gives rise to MAELDVEVVAADHFVWSGAAKVVNARTSDGAIGILPGHAPVLAILAEGELSIEPVTGSRIHVTVDGGFFSVDNDRVVIVADNAQLNDSAAA